A genomic region of Pseudomonas migulae contains the following coding sequences:
- a CDS encoding aldehyde dehydrogenase family protein encodes MRDYQRLYIGGEWIAPVQRGVFETFDPSDESVLAQVAAATAEDIDLAVAAARKAFDEGDWPRWTGAQRAQVLRRIADGIRARQGELAAIEVRDNGKPLPEALWDIADTAGCFDFYAGLAEGSDPHSEQSISVPDERFNSSVIKEPVGVVAAIIPWNFPMLMASWKVAPALAAGCTVVLKPSELTPLTALELATIADQAGLPAGVLNVVSGLGREAGAPLAEHPDVDKIAFTGSVPTGRKIMQAAAAEIKNISLELGGKSPFVIFADSDLDAAVEWILFGIFWNQGQVCSATSRVLVERALYPALLGRLIEATEQIRIGQGFTEGVKLGPLVSQGQLDKVLDAIAAGQQEGARLVSGGTRPAHLQKGYYLTPAIFADVPEHSSVWREEIFGPVVCLRAFDTEAEAIRLANDSPFGLAAAVMSRDIPRCERVARRFRAGIVWVNCSQPTFVEAPWGGYKQSGIGRELGEWGYNNYLETKQITRYNGGPWGRYLS; translated from the coding sequence ATGCGTGACTATCAACGGCTGTACATCGGCGGCGAGTGGATCGCGCCAGTGCAGCGTGGTGTTTTTGAAACGTTTGACCCCAGCGATGAATCGGTGCTGGCACAGGTCGCGGCCGCCACGGCGGAAGACATCGACCTGGCCGTCGCCGCCGCGCGCAAGGCGTTCGACGAAGGTGACTGGCCGCGCTGGACGGGTGCGCAGCGAGCGCAGGTTCTGCGGCGAATCGCTGACGGTATTCGTGCGCGTCAGGGCGAACTGGCCGCCATCGAAGTGCGCGACAACGGCAAGCCGCTGCCGGAAGCGCTGTGGGACATCGCCGACACCGCGGGTTGTTTCGATTTCTATGCCGGGCTCGCCGAAGGCTCGGACCCACACAGCGAGCAGTCGATCAGCGTACCCGATGAACGCTTCAATTCCTCGGTGATCAAGGAACCGGTCGGCGTGGTCGCCGCGATCATTCCCTGGAATTTTCCGATGCTGATGGCGTCGTGGAAAGTCGCACCGGCGCTGGCGGCGGGCTGCACGGTCGTGCTCAAACCGTCGGAACTGACGCCGCTGACCGCCCTTGAATTGGCAACTATTGCCGATCAGGCTGGCTTGCCGGCGGGGGTGTTGAACGTCGTCAGCGGACTGGGGCGTGAGGCCGGCGCGCCGCTGGCCGAGCACCCGGACGTCGACAAAATCGCCTTCACCGGCAGCGTGCCGACCGGGCGCAAGATCATGCAAGCGGCGGCGGCCGAGATCAAAAACATCAGCCTGGAGCTGGGCGGCAAGTCGCCGTTCGTGATCTTCGCCGACAGTGACCTCGATGCCGCGGTGGAGTGGATTCTGTTCGGGATTTTCTGGAACCAGGGCCAGGTCTGTTCGGCCACGTCGCGAGTGTTGGTGGAGCGCGCGTTGTATCCGGCACTGTTGGGGCGATTGATCGAAGCCACCGAGCAAATTCGTATCGGCCAAGGCTTTACCGAGGGTGTGAAACTCGGGCCGCTGGTCAGTCAGGGGCAACTGGACAAGGTGCTCGACGCCATTGCCGCCGGTCAGCAAGAGGGTGCGCGACTGGTGTCCGGCGGCACACGTCCGGCCCATCTGCAGAAAGGTTATTACCTGACCCCGGCGATCTTCGCCGATGTGCCGGAGCACAGTTCGGTGTGGCGCGAGGAGATCTTCGGCCCGGTGGTCTGCCTGCGGGCCTTCGACACAGAAGCCGAAGCGATTCGCCTGGCCAACGATTCACCATTCGGTCTGGCGGCCGCGGTCATGTCCCGCGATATCCCGCGTTGCGAACGAGTGGCCCGACGCTTTCGCGCCGGGATCGTCTGGGTCAACTGCTCGCAACCGACTTTTGTCGAGGCCCCTTGGGGCGGTTACAAGCAGAGCGGTATCGGGCGTGAGCTGGGTGAGTGGGGCTACAACAATTACCTCGAGACCAAGCAAATCACTCGATACAACGGCGGACCCTGGGGGAGGTATTTGAGCTGA
- a CDS encoding DUF6124 family protein encodes MIKPTPNPPEAAPSVADIHATPRTPSTMYTLDPHINTEDLLGHACESLASAHVMTMDLADRTHGPSRNTLLGIAQVIMLGELNVNRALDQLDSPT; translated from the coding sequence ATGATCAAACCAACACCCAACCCACCGGAAGCTGCCCCCTCCGTCGCCGACATCCACGCCACCCCACGAACACCAAGCACGATGTACACCCTCGATCCACACATCAACACCGAAGACCTTTTGGGACACGCTTGCGAATCACTGGCCTCGGCCCATGTCATGACCATGGATCTGGCGGACCGTACGCACGGGCCGAGTCGCAATACCCTGCTGGGCATTGCCCAAGTGATCATGCTCGGCGAACTCAATGTGAACCGGGCGCTGGATCAACTCGACAGCCCGACATAG
- a CDS encoding TOBE domain-containing protein codes for MTIKAINVRNQFKGVIKEIVEGEVVSEIDVQTASGIVTSVITTRSVRDLELKVGSEVIAFVKSTEVSIAKL; via the coding sequence ATGACCATCAAAGCGATCAACGTCCGCAACCAGTTCAAGGGCGTCATCAAGGAAATCGTCGAAGGCGAAGTGGTCTCGGAAATCGATGTGCAAACCGCCTCCGGGATCGTCACTTCGGTGATCACGACGCGGTCGGTTCGAGACCTTGAATTGAAGGTGGGAAGCGAGGTGATCGCTTTCGTCAAATCCACCGAAGTCTCGATCGCGAAGCTCTGA
- a CDS encoding RtcB family protein, with amino-acid sequence MQDRTYQLLEVANGKPIKLWTEGVPVENEARQQLINTAKMPFIFKHLAVMPDVHLGKGSTIGSVIPTVGAIIPAAVGVDIGCGMIAARTSLTAADLPDNLHGLRCAIEKAVPHGRTVGRGVRDTGAWDSVPKQADHAWAALNPRFKAITDKYPKLASTNNRAHLGTLGSGNHFIEVCLDEANRVWFMLHSGSRGVGNAIGNLFIQLAQADMRQHIANLPDRDLAYFEEGSRHFADYVEAVGWAQDFARQNRALMMQSVIQATRKVISKPFDVALEAVNCHHNYVQKERHFGQEILVTRKGAVSAQKGELGIIPGSMGAKSFIVRGLGNEQSFCSCSHGAGRTMSRTKAKSLFTVEDQIRATAHVECRKDAAVIDEIPMAYKDIDHVMHAQRELVEVLHTLRQVVCVKG; translated from the coding sequence ATGCAAGACCGCACCTATCAATTGCTGGAAGTCGCCAACGGCAAACCGATCAAGCTCTGGACCGAAGGCGTTCCGGTAGAAAACGAAGCCAGGCAGCAGCTGATCAACACCGCGAAGATGCCGTTCATCTTCAAACACCTGGCGGTGATGCCTGACGTGCACCTGGGCAAGGGCTCGACCATCGGCAGTGTGATTCCTACCGTGGGCGCGATCATCCCTGCCGCCGTCGGGGTAGATATTGGCTGCGGCATGATCGCCGCGCGCACGTCGCTGACCGCCGCTGATCTGCCGGACAACCTGCATGGTTTGCGGTGCGCGATCGAGAAAGCGGTACCCCATGGCCGCACCGTTGGTCGTGGCGTCCGGGACACGGGGGCCTGGGACAGCGTTCCCAAACAGGCCGATCATGCCTGGGCTGCCTTGAACCCACGGTTCAAGGCGATCACCGACAAGTACCCGAAACTCGCCAGCACCAACAATCGCGCGCACCTGGGCACGTTGGGCAGCGGTAACCACTTCATCGAGGTGTGCCTGGATGAAGCCAACCGGGTCTGGTTCATGTTGCACAGCGGTTCACGCGGGGTTGGCAACGCCATTGGCAACCTGTTCATTCAACTGGCTCAGGCCGATATGCGCCAACACATCGCCAATTTGCCGGACCGTGACCTGGCGTACTTCGAAGAAGGCAGCCGGCATTTTGCTGATTACGTTGAAGCCGTCGGCTGGGCCCAGGATTTCGCCAGGCAGAACCGTGCGCTGATGATGCAATCGGTGATTCAGGCGACACGGAAAGTGATCAGCAAGCCGTTCGACGTCGCCCTGGAGGCGGTGAACTGCCACCACAACTACGTGCAGAAAGAGCGGCATTTTGGTCAGGAGATTCTGGTCACCCGCAAAGGCGCGGTGTCGGCGCAGAAGGGTGAGCTGGGGATCATTCCAGGATCGATGGGCGCGAAAAGTTTCATCGTTCGCGGGCTCGGCAACGAGCAATCGTTCTGCTCCTGTAGCCACGGCGCTGGCCGCACCATGAGCCGCACCAAAGCGAAAAGCCTGTTCACCGTCGAAGATCAGATCCGCGCCACCGCCCACGTCGAGTGCCGCAAGGATGCGGCGGTGATCGATGAAATACCGATGGCCTACAAAGACATCGACCACGTGATGCACGCCCAGCGCGAGCTGGTGGAAGTGCTGCATACCCTGCGTCAGGTGGTTTGCGTGAAGGGATAG
- a CDS encoding VOC family protein: MKINPYLIFNGDCKAAFTFYAQALQGQIEMMMTFGESPAREHFPPDLHNLIIHTRLSVGDQAIMGSDTTPDRPTDDMAGCSVSLNVDSIAEAERVFNALAEDGSVQMPLEATFWAARFGMLVDRFGVSWMVNCEKDQ; encoded by the coding sequence ATGAAAATCAATCCCTACCTCATCTTCAACGGCGACTGTAAAGCCGCGTTCACCTTTTATGCCCAAGCCCTGCAAGGCCAGATCGAAATGATGATGACCTTCGGTGAAAGCCCGGCGCGCGAGCACTTTCCGCCAGACCTGCACAACCTGATCATTCATACCCGCCTGTCGGTGGGCGACCAGGCGATCATGGGATCGGATACCACACCTGATCGCCCCACGGATGACATGGCCGGTTGTTCGGTCTCGCTGAACGTCGACAGCATTGCCGAGGCGGAACGCGTCTTCAACGCATTGGCCGAAGACGGCAGCGTGCAAATGCCCCTGGAAGCGACCTTCTGGGCCGCGCGTTTCGGCATGCTGGTCGACCGGTTTGGCGTGTCGTGGATGGTCAATTGCGAAAAGGATCAGTGA
- a CDS encoding TetR/AcrR family transcriptional regulator — protein MPMPERCSRFAEYRDKVLELFASKGFGQVGMRELATCLGLSPGSLYHHYPSKQHLLLDLIEEFYEELLSTLGRIDQKTAAKRDKLQNLIRAHLNLHQEMPWHFRLAERDSGCLNDEQQARVRQLREQYERKLLLMLGTRPRLSEQAQRAAAHAIANLLNSAPSWLAHQALEEHERVEMLENLVGGAIERLLRPSLPRAVA, from the coding sequence ATGCCTATGCCTGAGCGTTGCTCACGTTTCGCCGAGTACCGGGACAAGGTGCTGGAGCTGTTTGCCAGCAAGGGTTTCGGCCAGGTCGGCATGCGTGAGCTCGCGACGTGCCTGGGGCTCTCCCCGGGCTCGTTGTATCACCACTACCCCAGCAAGCAGCACTTGCTGCTCGACCTGATCGAAGAGTTCTATGAAGAACTGCTATCGACGCTTGGGCGTATCGATCAAAAAACTGCAGCGAAACGCGACAAACTGCAAAACCTGATCCGCGCACACCTGAATCTGCATCAGGAAATGCCCTGGCATTTCCGCCTGGCGGAACGCGACAGCGGTTGCCTGAATGATGAGCAGCAGGCACGCGTTCGGCAGTTACGCGAACAATACGAACGCAAATTGCTGCTGATGCTCGGCACCAGACCCCGCCTCAGCGAACAGGCACAACGCGCCGCCGCACATGCCATCGCCAATCTGCTCAACAGTGCGCCGAGCTGGCTGGCGCACCAGGCGCTGGAAGAACATGAGCGGGTCGAGATGCTGGAAAATCTCGTGGGTGGAGCCATTGAACGTTTACTGCGCCCCTCGCTGCCACGCGCAGTGGCCTGA
- a CDS encoding 3-hydroxybutyryl-CoA dehydrogenase: MNLQNIGVIGAGTMGNGIAQVCALAGFNVTLIDISESALQKAIATVGKNLDRQVSKDTLTQEQKLAALDKIRTSTDYASLQSAQLVIEAATENLDLKLRVLQQIAAQVSTECVIASNTSSLSITQLAASVSQPERFIGLHFFNPVPVMGLIEVIRGLQTSDATHALALDMATTLGKTAITAGNRPGFVVNRILVPMINEAILVFQEGLASAEDIDAGMRLGCNQPIGPLALADLIGLDTVLAILEAFYDGFNDSKYRPAPLLKEMVAAGYLGRKTGRGFHAYA; encoded by the coding sequence ATGAATCTGCAAAACATTGGCGTGATCGGCGCTGGCACCATGGGCAACGGCATCGCGCAAGTCTGTGCCCTGGCGGGTTTCAATGTGACCTTGATCGACATCTCCGAGAGCGCTTTGCAAAAAGCCATCGCGACCGTCGGTAAAAACCTCGACAGGCAGGTCAGCAAGGACACGCTGACCCAGGAGCAAAAGCTCGCCGCCCTCGACAAGATCCGCACCAGCACCGATTACGCTAGTTTGCAGAGCGCGCAACTGGTCATCGAAGCCGCCACCGAAAACCTCGACCTGAAACTGCGCGTGCTGCAACAGATCGCTGCGCAGGTCAGCACCGAGTGTGTGATCGCCTCCAACACGTCGTCGCTGTCCATCACCCAGCTCGCCGCCAGCGTCAGCCAGCCTGAGCGTTTCATCGGCCTGCACTTCTTCAACCCGGTGCCGGTGATGGGCCTGATTGAAGTCATTCGCGGCCTGCAAACCAGCGACGCAACCCACGCGCTGGCGCTGGACATGGCCACGACCCTGGGCAAAACCGCGATCACCGCCGGCAACCGTCCGGGCTTTGTGGTCAACCGGATTCTGGTGCCAATGATCAACGAAGCGATTCTGGTGTTCCAGGAAGGCCTGGCCAGTGCCGAGGACATCGACGCCGGCATGCGACTGGGTTGCAACCAGCCGATCGGCCCGCTGGCGCTGGCAGACCTGATCGGCCTGGACACCGTGCTGGCAATTCTCGAAGCTTTCTACGACGGTTTCAACGACAGCAAATATCGCCCCGCGCCACTGCTCAAGGAAATGGTCGCCGCCGGCTACTTGGGACGCAAGACGGGGCGCGGCTTCCATGCCTATGCCTGA
- a CDS encoding AraC family transcriptional regulator: protein MREKDSVAAYFVQAMIHGLGDDPQRRRAALEQAGIDPVLIEQPVARVPASAFAALWLIQIRELDDEFFRLDSHGMPPGSFALICRALIQEPDLHKALRQCLNNFSLFLRDFRGTLTVRGKRAVISLDTCAQNDDLARLGEETFLVLMISLLCWLGGRRIPIDRADFRHERVALSDDRLLWGPNLTFGTERTEIEFASHYLRLPVVQDLASLKVFLRTAPQWLVIRFRNQHGLASQVHQRLRNSHYSQWPTLQAFALEQHLSPSTFRRKLEREGCSYQEIKDEVRRGVAFEQLRQSKASIGDIAEQLGFQEPSAFHRAFKKWTGESPGRYRARFQEQMTSDPD, encoded by the coding sequence ATGCGGGAAAAGGACTCGGTAGCCGCCTACTTCGTGCAGGCGATGATCCATGGGCTGGGGGACGATCCGCAACGGCGACGGGCTGCGCTGGAACAGGCAGGTATCGATCCGGTGCTGATCGAACAGCCCGTGGCACGGGTGCCAGCCAGTGCGTTTGCCGCACTCTGGTTGATCCAGATCCGCGAGCTCGACGACGAGTTCTTCCGGCTCGACTCCCACGGCATGCCGCCGGGCAGCTTCGCCTTGATTTGCCGCGCCCTGATTCAGGAGCCCGATCTGCACAAAGCCCTGCGCCAGTGCCTGAACAACTTTTCGCTGTTCCTTCGCGATTTTCGCGGCACGCTGACGGTACGTGGCAAACGTGCGGTCATCAGCCTGGATACCTGCGCGCAAAACGATGATCTTGCGCGGTTGGGCGAAGAGACTTTTCTGGTGCTGATGATCAGCCTGCTGTGCTGGCTGGGCGGTCGGCGCATTCCCATCGATCGCGCAGATTTTCGTCATGAGCGCGTAGCCCTCAGCGATGACCGATTACTCTGGGGCCCCAATCTGACCTTCGGCACCGAACGCACCGAGATCGAATTCGCCAGCCACTACTTGCGCCTGCCGGTGGTTCAGGACCTCGCCTCGCTGAAAGTGTTTCTGCGCACCGCGCCACAATGGCTGGTGATCCGCTTCCGCAACCAGCATGGCCTGGCGTCGCAGGTTCATCAGCGTTTGCGCAACAGTCATTACAGCCAGTGGCCGACCTTGCAAGCCTTCGCCCTTGAACAACACCTCAGCCCCAGCACCTTTCGCCGCAAGCTGGAGCGCGAAGGGTGTTCGTATCAGGAGATCAAGGACGAAGTGCGACGCGGCGTGGCGTTTGAACAGTTGCGTCAGAGCAAGGCGAGCATTGGCGACATTGCCGAGCAACTGGGTTTTCAGGAACCGAGTGCGTTTCATCGGGCGTTCAAGAAGTGGACGGGGGAGAGTCCGGGGCGGTATCGGGCGCGGTTTCAGGAGCAAATGACGTCGGATCCGGATTGA
- a CDS encoding DUF6338 family protein produces the protein MDGLVKEVIPLLQYLLPGFLAAWIFYSLTAFKRPDTFGPIVQALIFTFVIHSLVVGLGALLLLTGEHVFSIGAWDKKSEALWSAVIAVVMGFLSCHVANSDKLHALLRKLKVTTKNSFPCEWYSAFLSRQGFVILHLTGGKRLFGWPSEWPSEPARGQFVLEFPRWIDNHDNPLPVRAKVIVIDASKVQWVEFAKTIG, from the coding sequence ATGGATGGCTTGGTCAAGGAAGTGATTCCGTTACTGCAGTATTTGCTCCCGGGGTTTTTGGCGGCCTGGATTTTTTACTCGCTCACGGCGTTCAAACGTCCGGATACCTTTGGACCGATCGTCCAGGCGCTGATTTTCACGTTTGTGATTCATTCACTGGTTGTCGGTTTGGGAGCGTTGCTGCTTTTAACGGGGGAACACGTTTTTTCAATTGGCGCCTGGGACAAGAAATCGGAGGCTTTATGGTCAGCGGTGATTGCGGTGGTGATGGGATTTCTTTCGTGCCACGTCGCGAACAGCGACAAGCTTCATGCGTTACTCAGGAAGCTGAAAGTCACCACAAAAAATTCGTTCCCCTGCGAGTGGTACAGTGCTTTTTTATCGAGACAGGGATTCGTAATACTGCATTTGACCGGAGGGAAACGTCTGTTTGGCTGGCCAAGCGAATGGCCATCGGAGCCTGCACGCGGACAGTTTGTTCTCGAGTTTCCTCGCTGGATTGATAACCACGACAATCCGTTGCCTGTCAGGGCCAAGGTTATTGTTATTGATGCTTCAAAAGTACAGTGGGTCGAATTCGCAAAAACAATAGGGTGA
- a CDS encoding ABC transporter ATP-binding protein yields the protein MPASLSRVTSLLDQARRALLLVWGTSRGLFLGLVLATLIAGVLPALAAWLGQRIVDAVVFAMQLHAQQGSAPLWPVVRYVLFEAGVLALLSGTQRALSVQQSLLRVQLGQKVNTMILEKAQTLSLVQFENSEFYDKLVRVRREASTRPLALVMKSLGLIQNLIVLISFGVLLVHFSPWALVLLVVGALPVFFAEAHFSGDAFRLFTRRAPESRQQNYIETLLSHEAYIKEVKLFGFAPLLLKRYRETFARLYAEDRRLTLRRDGWGFVLGLLGTGAFYLAYAWVVVDTVHGSITLGQMTMYLVLFKQGQTAVSSSLSAISGLYEDGLYLSSLYEYLAEPVVADTGHLTEGALPGDGLRFENVGFRYPGASRAALEGIDLHLVPGHSVALVGENGSGKTTLIKLLTRLYRPDQGRILLDGSDLQAWEEGALRRRIGVIFQDYIRYQFSVGENIGVGDTLAFNDEQRWQAAAAEGMAAPFIERLDRGYATQLGRWFAGGQELSGGQWQKIALSRAYMRRDADILILDEPTSALDPAAEAAVFEHFSEHTEGRMTLLISHRFSSVRNADHIIVLDQGAILERGDHDSLVAAGGRYAQLFNLQAQGYR from the coding sequence ATGCCTGCGAGCCTTTCCCGCGTCACCTCACTGCTCGACCAGGCCAGACGCGCCTTGCTCCTTGTCTGGGGAACCTCTCGCGGGTTGTTTCTGGGCCTGGTACTGGCCACCCTGATTGCCGGCGTGCTCCCGGCGCTGGCCGCCTGGCTGGGTCAACGCATCGTTGATGCCGTGGTATTCGCCATGCAGTTGCATGCACAGCAGGGCAGTGCGCCGTTATGGCCGGTCGTGCGTTACGTGCTGTTTGAAGCCGGCGTGCTTGCTTTGTTGTCCGGGACTCAGCGGGCGCTGTCGGTGCAGCAGTCGCTGTTGCGGGTGCAGCTGGGGCAGAAGGTCAACACGATGATTCTGGAGAAGGCCCAGACGTTGTCGTTGGTGCAGTTCGAAAATTCGGAGTTCTACGACAAGCTGGTTCGGGTGCGGCGCGAGGCGTCGACCCGGCCGTTGGCGCTGGTGATGAAGTCGCTGGGGCTGATCCAGAACCTGATCGTGCTGATCAGCTTCGGCGTGTTGCTGGTGCATTTTTCGCCGTGGGCGCTGGTGCTGTTGGTGGTTGGCGCACTGCCGGTTTTTTTTGCCGAAGCGCATTTCTCCGGTGACGCTTTCAGGCTGTTCACCCGCCGTGCGCCGGAGAGTCGGCAGCAGAACTACATCGAGACGCTGCTCTCCCACGAGGCCTACATCAAGGAGGTCAAGCTGTTCGGTTTCGCGCCGCTGCTGTTGAAGCGGTATCGCGAAACGTTCGCGCGACTCTACGCCGAGGACCGCCGGTTGACCTTGCGCCGGGATGGCTGGGGTTTTGTGCTGGGGTTGCTGGGCACGGGGGCGTTTTACCTGGCTTACGCGTGGGTGGTGGTCGACACCGTTCACGGCAGTATCACCCTCGGTCAGATGACCATGTACCTGGTGCTGTTCAAGCAGGGGCAGACCGCGGTGAGCAGCAGCTTGAGCGCCATCAGCGGTCTTTACGAGGATGGCCTGTACTTGTCGAGCCTTTATGAATACCTGGCTGAACCCGTCGTCGCGGATACCGGACATCTCACCGAGGGCGCGTTGCCCGGCGATGGTTTGCGGTTCGAGAACGTCGGGTTCCGCTATCCGGGCGCGAGCCGCGCGGCGCTTGAGGGCATCGATCTGCATCTCGTGCCGGGGCACAGCGTGGCGCTGGTGGGGGAAAACGGTTCAGGCAAGACCACGCTGATCAAGTTGCTGACCCGTCTGTACCGTCCCGATCAGGGCCGCATTCTATTGGACGGCAGCGATTTGCAGGCGTGGGAAGAAGGCGCACTGCGTCGACGTATTGGCGTGATTTTTCAGGATTACATCCGTTACCAGTTCTCCGTGGGCGAGAACATTGGCGTCGGTGACACCCTGGCATTCAACGATGAACAACGTTGGCAGGCCGCCGCCGCCGAGGGCATGGCTGCACCTTTCATCGAGCGTCTGGATCGCGGCTATGCCACGCAATTGGGTCGCTGGTTTGCCGGCGGGCAGGAGCTGTCCGGCGGGCAATGGCAGAAGATCGCCTTGTCCCGCGCTTACATGCGCCGTGATGCCGACATACTGATTCTGGATGAGCCGACTTCAGCCCTCGACCCGGCGGCGGAAGCAGCGGTGTTCGAACATTTCAGCGAGCACACCGAAGGTCGCATGACGTTGTTGATTTCCCACCGGTTTTCCAGCGTGCGCAATGCCGACCATATCATCGTGCTGGATCAGGGCGCGATCCTTGAGCGCGGCGACCATGACAGTCTGGTGGCGGCGGGCGGGCGGTACGCGCAGTTGTTCAATCTGCAGGCGCAAGGTTATCGATAG
- a CDS encoding alpha/beta hydrolase, whose protein sequence is MPSSLLTRLRRRWLPLLCMAALVVGLPVSCGVLEHTERELLFRIEPGTAGWYRGLPKDVQEFDIKSASFKGGQNLHAWWWPAARRDAPSILYLHGVRWNLTGQAFRIEQLRAMGYSVLAIDYRGFGQSKGDLPSEASVYEDARAAWERFKTMQPDASKRLIYGHSLGGAVAIDLAADLAAQAKKDHVAVPVRGLVIESTFTSLGDAVAQVAESNLPVKWLPVRWLLSQKFDSIDKIVDIEMPLLVVHGLADAFMPSRFSQQLFNAASEPKSLLLVPGGTHNNSMSLGGTQYRQALEGLMKAKPPQMAGPALTRGPQDS, encoded by the coding sequence ATGCCCTCCTCCCTGCTCACACGACTGCGCCGACGCTGGCTGCCATTGCTGTGCATGGCCGCGCTGGTCGTCGGTCTGCCGGTGAGTTGCGGGGTGCTTGAACACACCGAGCGCGAGCTGTTGTTTCGTATCGAGCCAGGCACCGCCGGCTGGTATCGGGGCTTGCCGAAGGATGTTCAGGAGTTCGACATCAAGTCCGCGAGCTTCAAAGGTGGGCAGAACCTGCATGCCTGGTGGTGGCCTGCCGCGCGTCGTGATGCACCGTCGATCCTCTATTTGCATGGCGTGCGCTGGAACCTGACAGGTCAGGCATTCCGCATCGAGCAATTGCGCGCCATGGGTTACTCAGTGCTGGCCATCGACTACCGTGGTTTTGGTCAGAGCAAAGGAGATCTGCCGTCGGAAGCCAGCGTCTATGAAGACGCCCGAGCCGCCTGGGAACGTTTCAAGACGATGCAGCCCGACGCCAGCAAGCGCCTGATCTATGGCCACTCCCTCGGCGGCGCCGTGGCCATCGACCTGGCGGCTGACCTGGCCGCACAGGCAAAAAAAGACCACGTTGCCGTCCCGGTGCGCGGCCTGGTGATCGAGTCCACCTTCACGTCGCTGGGCGATGCCGTGGCACAGGTGGCCGAAAGCAACCTGCCGGTGAAATGGCTACCAGTGCGCTGGTTGCTGTCGCAGAAATTCGATTCCATCGACAAGATTGTCGACATCGAAATGCCGCTGCTGGTGGTCCATGGTCTGGCCGACGCATTCATGCCCTCGCGATTCAGCCAGCAGTTGTTCAATGCCGCCAGTGAACCCAAAAGCCTGCTGCTGGTGCCGGGTGGTACGCACAACAACAGCATGAGCCTGGGCGGCACCCAGTATCGACAGGCACTTGAAGGTTTGATGAAGGCAAAACCGCCGCAGATGGCCGGGCCGGCGCTGACGCGCGGCCCTCAGGATTCCTGA
- a CDS encoding NAD(P)H-quinone oxidoreductase, with protein MNLPSTMTLIEITEPGGPEVLKPRQEPVPAAGVGEVLIRVHAAGVNRPDVIQRAGKYPMKPGMSPIPGLEVAGEVVAVGKDVSEFIVGDNVCALTNGGGYAQYCVAPASQTLPIPQGMDWVQAAAVPETFFTVWANLFDMGGASKGQRALIHGGTSGIGTTALMLCREFGVKAFATAGSEEKCAAIRTLGAEAINYRDQDFVQVIQEKTAGKGVNVILDIMGGSYLNSNISALGMEGRLVMLGFLGGAHAKDVDLMAIMGKRATITGSLMRSRTREEKASIAEQLREYVWPVLAAGRCLPMIDKVFPLVDAALAHARMEGGDHIGKIVLRVD; from the coding sequence ATGAATCTGCCTTCTACCATGACCCTGATTGAAATCACCGAACCCGGCGGCCCCGAGGTATTGAAGCCGCGCCAGGAGCCGGTGCCTGCCGCTGGTGTCGGCGAAGTGCTGATTCGCGTGCACGCCGCCGGGGTCAATCGTCCCGACGTGATTCAACGGGCCGGCAAGTACCCGATGAAGCCCGGCATGAGCCCGATCCCTGGGCTGGAAGTGGCCGGCGAAGTGGTCGCAGTCGGCAAGGACGTGAGCGAATTCATCGTCGGCGACAACGTCTGCGCACTGACCAACGGCGGCGGCTACGCACAATACTGCGTTGCACCGGCCAGCCAGACACTGCCGATTCCTCAAGGCATGGATTGGGTGCAAGCGGCGGCGGTCCCGGAGACGTTCTTCACGGTGTGGGCAAATCTGTTCGACATGGGTGGCGCCAGCAAAGGCCAGCGCGCATTGATTCACGGCGGCACCAGCGGCATCGGCACGACCGCCTTGATGTTGTGTCGCGAGTTCGGCGTCAAGGCATTCGCCACGGCCGGCAGTGAGGAAAAGTGCGCGGCGATCCGCACGTTGGGCGCGGAGGCGATCAACTACCGCGATCAGGACTTCGTCCAGGTGATTCAGGAAAAAACCGCCGGCAAGGGCGTCAATGTGATCCTCGACATCATGGGCGGCTCGTACCTCAACTCGAACATCTCGGCCCTGGGTATGGAGGGTCGACTGGTGATGCTGGGCTTTCTCGGCGGCGCCCACGCCAAAGACGTCGACTTGATGGCGATCATGGGCAAACGCGCGACGATCACCGGTTCACTGATGCGCTCACGAACCCGCGAAGAAAAAGCCTCGATCGCCGAGCAACTGCGCGAGTATGTGTGGCCGGTACTGGCTGCCGGGCGTTGTCTGCCGATGATCGACAAGGTTTTTCCGTTGGTCGATGCGGCGCTGGCTCATGCACGGATGGAAGGTGGCGATCACATTGGCAAGATTGTGTTGCGGGTGGATTGA